A stretch of DNA from Pseudomonadales bacterium:
GTATGTCTCCGCCAACGGTTACGGGCCTTCCGGACCCGGCGCCCGGCGTCCGTCTACCCATCCCATCCCCGGTGCCGCCATGGGAGGTGCGGAATACCAGGCAGGCGGCACCATCGAACGGCTGCTGTCTGTGCCGGAACTGCGCGAAGCCGCACGAAGACTCATGCGCGCCAACGAAGTCAATCCGGATCCGAATACCGCCGTGGTGATCTGCACCGCCAGTCTGCTCGGTCTGGTCGCGCGGGACACCTGTGGCTTCGGTCAGCAGATCTTCGTCGACATGTTCATAGCCAACGCCTATGCGAATTTCGACGACCTGGTGGTGTATCCCGGAAAGCCCCGGCGCCCTCCACTCGGCGACGGTCTGCGCGGGCCACATCCCCTCTACCGGCTGTATCCCTGCCTGCAGGGCTGGGTGTTTCTCGGTCTTAAACACAAGCGGGAATGGCGCGCGTTCTGCGAACTCACCGGTCGGGCAGGATCAGCCAGCGAAGATCCGTTTGCGCCCGTCGGCAGTGCAGGGCAAGCGCTGCTGGCTGCAGAACTGACCGAGCTGTTCAGCACACGCAGCGCAGAGCAGTGGGCGGTGCTGTGTGCCGACACCGGTATCGGCTGCGTGCAGGCCGATGCGCACAATCTGGCGGAATTTTTCTTCGGCCACTGCCAGCAGGGATCGACTCTCATGGCCAAGGTGCGGCACCCGTCTCTCGGCGACTACTTCCGGCACGCACCAATGATCGATCTTCCCGGGGTGCCAGCATCTCCCGCACCTGCTGTCGAGGCGGGTGCAGATGGTCGCGCCCTGCTTGGCGAACTCGGCTTTCCGGCAGAGTCGATCGACACCCTGTTCGAACGGGGTATTCTCTGGCGTGCATAGCTGACGGCATGAATACCCGTACAGGCGTTCGTGTGTCCGTATGCAGGCGCATGTCGGACACTGACAGATCCAGGATCGGAGCAGACAGATGATGGACAACCCGCACTGGCGCCTGGCCCGGACACCAACCGCAGGATGGCCCGTGCCGGAAGACTTCGCATGGCAGTCTGAACCTGCGCCGGAGCCGGGCCCAGGGCAGCTGCTGAGCCGGACAATCTATCTGTCACTGGATCCTTACCAGTGGGGGCGCCGCCGCAGCGGTACGGAAAAACCTGGCGATATCTGTCACGGCAGGACGGTCTCCCAGGTGGTAAGAAGTCGCCACTCCGGTTACGCGGAAGGCGACTTCCTCTTCAACACCCAGGGCTGGCAGACCTTCGGCCTCACGGGAGACGGTATCGATCACTTCGGCTACATGTTTCCGCGCAGGATCGATCCGGCCATCGCACCGATCTCAACGGCAGTGGGCGTACTCGGCATGCTCGGGCTCACCGCCTACGCCGGTCTGCTTGTGCAATGCGAACCGAAGCCGGGTGAGACTGTGGTGGTATCCGCGGCCTCCGGCGGTGTGGGCCAGGTGGCCGGCCAGCTCGCCAGACTGCAAGGCTGCCGGGTGGTGGGCGTCACGAGCACGGCAGAAAAGTGCGCCTATGTTCGTGATGAACTGAAATTCGATGCCGCCGTCTCCCATCTGGCAGAGGACTTTCCCGGGCAGCTCGCAACCGCCTGTCCGGAGGGCATCGACGTCTACTTCGAGAACGTCGGCGGCAGGGTTTACGAAGCTGTGCTGCCGCTGCTCAATCGGGCTGCAAGAATCACCATCTGCGGCATGATTTCCCAGTACGGCAACACCGATGGCCGCAACGCAGCAGAGGTGTGGATGGAGACAGGCCGCCCCTTTTTCGACCGACAGGGCGTCAGGCCGAGCAGTCTGTTCGTCGGAAACTACGTCGCCGACTACCAGCAGCGCTTTCTCACAGAGATGGCCGACTGGTTGCGCGACGGACTCATCAGCTACCGGGAAGATATCTGGGACGGACTCGATCAGGCACCCGGTGCGTTTGCAGCGATGCTCAAAGGCGGCAATTTCGGTAAAACGCTTGTGGCGGTGGCACCGGATCCAACCAGATAACGGCGTTTCCGACCGGCAGGTGGGAGGCAGGCTGCAGCCGCCCCCGGGTCCTGTGGTTGGCCACAGGCGCTGTGGTTGTCCACAGGCGCTGTGGTTGTCGCTCGTCGGCGTTCTGGGGTTCAATGTCGGGATCCGGACGCGTTCAGAACAATGAAGATATGAGGGAGGCAGGCCCGTGAGTTACAGCAAACCCATTCCCAACCGGGGAACACATACCGTGCCGTTCTGGGAGGGGGCGAAGCAGGGCAGACTCATGCTGCCGCGCTGTCGCGACTGCAATCGCGTGCACTGGTATCCGCGTCACATCTGCCCGATGTGTCACTCAATGAATCTCGAATGGTTCGAAGCCAGCGGCCGGGGCAATGTACACACCTTCGCCGTGCAACACATGGCCTTCGGTCCCTGGGTCAAGGAAGCACCCTACGTGACCGCCTATATCGATCTCAAGGAAGGGGATCGCATGCTCACGGTGCTGCTCGGTGTGGATCCCCTGAAGCCCGAAGAGATCCGCATCGGCGCGGAAGTCGCAGTGGAATTCGAAAAGGCCGACGACGACACATACATTCCTTTCTGGCGCGTGGTGGAGAACTAGACGATGCCTGGACAACTTTACAAAGCCGCCGCCATCGTCGGCGCTGCCGAAGCCAATGAAATCGGCTTCCTGAAAACGCCCATCACCGCGCTGCAGCTGCACATCGAAGCGATTAAAAATCTGAGCGATCAGACCGGCATCCCGATCTCGAAGATCGATGGCATTTTTTCCACCGGATGGTCTACCGAACTCTGTGAACACCTGGGCATCCGGCCGAAATACATCGACACAACCGCCGTGGGCGGCTGCTCGTTCGAAATGCACGTGCATCATGCCCTGGCGGCCATACATGCCGGCATCATCGAGGTTGCGCTGATCAGTCATGGAGAAAATGGTCATTCCCGTCGTGCGATCGGCGGTGGTGGCAGTGGCAACTACGGCGCCGGGGCCGGTGCACTGTCTCCCGCAGCCGAGATGACAATGGCCTACGGGCTGGGCAGTGCACCTTCGAACTACGCACACGCCATGGTGCGACACATGCACCGCTACGGCACTACCCGGGAAGACTATGCACACATCGCGAAGGTGACCCGCGACTGGGCCACCCTGAATCCCCGCGCGGCCATGCATTCAAAAGAAAAACACCCTTTCGGCGGTCCGATTACCGTTGCCCAGGTCGAAGAGTCGCGGCTCATCGCCTGGCCATTGACCATCCTGCACTGCTGCATGGTGACCGATCATGGCGGCGCGGTATTCGTCTGCAGCCCGAAGGTGGCTGCCAGCCTGAAAACCCGACCCGTGTGGATCGCCGGCGCCGGAGAGAGCATGAGCCACGGCAACATGCTCGAAATGGGTGACTTTACCCGCACCTCTGCCGCCCATTCCGCCGAGGCCGCTTACACCATGGCGGGCATGGGGCCCGCCGATATGGAAATGGCGATGATCTATGATTCCTTCACCATCACCGCGGCAATCACCGTGGAGATGCTCGGGCTGGCCCCACCCGGTGAAGGTCACCTGTTGTGGAAAGACGGCAGAGCCGCACCCGGCGGAAGCTTTCCCATCAATACCAATGGCGGCGGGCTGTCCTTCAATCACAGCGGCATGTACGGTATGCCATTACTGATCGAGGCTTATCGCCAGCTGTCGGGAACCGCCGAAGACGGCATTCACGGCATCCCGGGCAAACAGACCGGCGCGCGTACCTGCATCGTCAACGGCACCGGTGGCAGTCTTTCCACCACCGGCACGCTGGTGCTGGTGGCCGAGGACTGATCGGACGACTACAGAAAGGTCTGCACCGCTGCGAGGAACTCATCGGGTTTATCCAGCGGCACAGGATGACCTGAACCTGCCACCTCGATCAGCCGGCAATCCGGCACGGTTTCCATGAATCGCCGTGCCACCTCCACCGAGAGGATGTCGCTCAACTCTCCCCGAATCAGCAGCGTCGGGACTGTGATATTTCCAGCCAGTCGCCACCCCTCATCAACCGGTATTGCTTCCCGCCGATTGGTCGGATCCCGCAGCGCCCGGTCGTATCTGTAGGTCCAGCGCCCGTCATCGGTGCGCATCAGACTGTTGTCCACCCGATGACGATGGTGGGCTTCGGGTGGAATGGGATTGTCCGCACGCGCTCTTGCGAAGGCAGCTTCCCGCGAATCGAAGACGTCGCTTCGGGAGACATTGCTCTGAATGTTCTTCAGCCCCTGTGCCCCGATCTCGGGGGCGATGTCGACGATCACGAGCCGGGCGAGTTCGGCTGGTCGCCGTCCTGCGTAGGCGAAAGACACGATACCCCCCATCGACAATCCGAGCAGCGCGAAGTGCTTAAGCCCCAGCGCTGCAGCGAAAGCAGCGAGGTCCTCGACCATTTCCGGCGTTCCATAGGCGTCCCGAGGCGCCCAGCCACTCTCACCATGGCCGCGCTGATCCAGCGCAAGGACGCGATAATCGGCAGACATGGCCTCTGCCAGAGCATCCCAGCTGCGTGCATGACCCGTGTAGCCATGCAGCAGCACCAGGTCCTGTGCGTCGGCGCGTCTGCCCGGCCAGTCCCGATAGTGAAAGCGCAGCCCGCGCATTTCGATCAGTTCATCCCTCACCCTCGTCATCTCCCGCACTCCATCGAAATCATATATTCCGGGAGCATAACCGCCTGGTGCGATTTCCGCTCCTCAGGGCGTATAGTCTCTCAAGGGGACTCAGGGGGGAGTCTGATGAATCTCGAAAAAGTGGTTTTCGGTTTCTTCATCGTGCTGGCATTGACGCTGAACGTCGCCTTCGTGCTCGGTCAGTTCGATAATCCCGAATACCACAGCATCTGGCTGCTGTTCGCCGCGGTGGTAGTCAATCTGATCGCCACCGCGCTGAAACTCGGCGACCGTTCCCAGGTCGGCGCTCTGCTGCTCGCCACCGCCCTCGTCGCAGACCTCCAGCTCTTCGCGTCGGCGCTCATCTGGACTTTTGCCGACAGCAGCGCAGGCATGTTGCCCGGCACCATGGTGAATATAGTGAGTCTCGCTGCCGGTGCGCTGGTGGCGAACATCGTTTCGGTGACGATCGTGGTCAGCGACACACTGCTGTCGGGTCGGTGATCCGCAAATGGCTAAGGGCTCTGATCTCGACCGTGTAACCTCCATCGTTCTGCGGCAGATGCGGCCGCCGGTGCTGGCACTGCTGGGTGTGAACAGCCTGGGTGTGGCGGTGATGGTGATGATCCCCGGTGCGGATGGCACCCCCATGGGCATCTTCCACGCCGTCTATTTCATGTCCTATACCGCGAGTACCACCGGCTTCGGTGAACTGCCGGTCGCCTTCAGTGATGGCCAGCGCCTGTGGGCGACGGTGTGCATCTACATGAGCGTGGTTGCCTG
This window harbors:
- a CDS encoding Zn-ribbon domain-containing OB-fold protein; amino-acid sequence: MSYSKPIPNRGTHTVPFWEGAKQGRLMLPRCRDCNRVHWYPRHICPMCHSMNLEWFEASGRGNVHTFAVQHMAFGPWVKEAPYVTAYIDLKEGDRMLTVLLGVDPLKPEEIRIGAEVAVEFEKADDDTYIPFWRVVEN
- a CDS encoding DUF6394 family protein, giving the protein MNLEKVVFGFFIVLALTLNVAFVLGQFDNPEYHSIWLLFAAVVVNLIATALKLGDRSQVGALLLATALVADLQLFASALIWTFADSSAGMLPGTMVNIVSLAAGALVANIVSVTIVVSDTLLSGR
- a CDS encoding alpha/beta hydrolase — protein: MTRVRDELIEMRGLRFHYRDWPGRRADAQDLVLLHGYTGHARSWDALAEAMSADYRVLALDQRGHGESGWAPRDAYGTPEMVEDLAAFAAALGLKHFALLGLSMGGIVSFAYAGRRPAELARLVIVDIAPEIGAQGLKNIQSNVSRSDVFDSREAAFARARADNPIPPEAHHRHRVDNSLMRTDDGRWTYRYDRALRDPTNRREAIPVDEGWRLAGNITVPTLLIRGELSDILSVEVARRFMETVPDCRLIEVAGSGHPVPLDKPDEFLAAVQTFL
- a CDS encoding NADP-dependent oxidoreductase; its protein translation is MMDNPHWRLARTPTAGWPVPEDFAWQSEPAPEPGPGQLLSRTIYLSLDPYQWGRRRSGTEKPGDICHGRTVSQVVRSRHSGYAEGDFLFNTQGWQTFGLTGDGIDHFGYMFPRRIDPAIAPISTAVGVLGMLGLTAYAGLLVQCEPKPGETVVVSAASGGVGQVAGQLARLQGCRVVGVTSTAEKCAYVRDELKFDAAVSHLAEDFPGQLATACPEGIDVYFENVGGRVYEAVLPLLNRAARITICGMISQYGNTDGRNAAEVWMETGRPFFDRQGVRPSSLFVGNYVADYQQRFLTEMADWLRDGLISYREDIWDGLDQAPGAFAAMLKGGNFGKTLVAVAPDPTR